One Tolypothrix bouteillei VB521301 DNA window includes the following coding sequences:
- a CDS encoding DNA-directed RNA polymerase subunit beta'', whose amino-acid sequence MTEKMIFRNRVVDKGQLRNLISWAFINYGTARTAMMADKLKDLGFRYATKAGVSISVDDLMVPPSKKELLEAAEAEIRATEERYQRGEITEVERFQKVIDTWNGTSEALKDEVVNYFKKTNPLNSVYMMAFSGARGNISQVRQLVGMRGLMADPQGEIIDQPIKTNFREGLTVTEYIISSYGARKGLVDTALRTADSGYLTRRLVDVSQDVIIREIDCGTTRGIPLVAMKEGGKTLISLSTRLFGRVLNEDVIHPTTGEVIATRNTSISEELAKKIEKSGITEVMVRSPLTCEAARSVCQHCYGWSLAHGEWVDLGEAVGIIAAQSIGEPGTQLTMRTFHTGGVFSGEVAKQVRAESEGTVRYSKKLRLRPYRTRHGEDAQYVEMNGNISLEIATGDQKENASSTDIAVTQGSTLYVVDGQKVKKGQLLAEVALGGRTTRANTEKAVKDVASDLAGEVKFADVVPEQKTDRQGNTTTTAARGGLVWILSGEVYNLPPGAELVVNNGDTIESNGVLGETKLTTLHGGVVRLPEATPGKGTREIEIITASVVLDNATVTAQTSQGRNNYLVKTGNNQEFHLRATPGTKVQNGQVVAELIDDRYHTRTGGLLKYAGVEVQKKGKAKQGYEVVQGGTLLWIPEETHEVNKDISLLMVEDGQFVEAGTEVVKDIFCQNSGVIEVTQKNDILREVVIKPGEFLMVDDPEAVMGKDGTFVQPGEELLGQVKNELRYIEYVESPEGPALLSRPVVEFPVPDNPDVPATTSVSQQTGRSIQLRAVQRLPYKDSERVKTVEGVELLRTQLVLEIETEGEQDHNASPLAADIELLNDPDNPEIQRLQLVILESLVIRRDITADATQGSTTTALEVEDGQTIAQGAVVARTQILCKEGGMVRGVQKGTETVRRCLILRHSDLVKINNITTVPKVKPGDLIVEGAEIAPGVFAEESGQVIQVKKVAADEAAATAGEASLAAPTSYTVTIRVGRPYRVSAGAVLQVDDGGLVQRGDNLVLLVFERAKTGDIIQGLPRIEELLEARKPKEACVLARRSGELKVVYGDGDEAIAVKIIESNGVVTDYPIGPGQNLILSDGQTVAAGQAITDGPSNPHEILEIFFNLGSEDGIYACASLALQKVQTFLVNEVQSVYQSQGIDIADKHIEVIVRQMTSKVRVDDGGDTTMLPGELVELRQIEQVNEAMAITGGARAQYTPVLLGITKASLNTDSFISAASFQETTRVLTEAAIEGKSDWLRGLKENVIIGRLIPAGTGFNAYEETGTIEDYSTDMSSGVLDEVDDPLDMVLDDRTARAYQLEPPSTLGGDGFRRTPDKDILDDDDLLLTNATAIDPEDDLVEEDDDYGNDDEDEDEDLY is encoded by the coding sequence CTGAGAAACCTGATTTCTTGGGCTTTCATTAACTACGGTACGGCGCGGACGGCAATGATGGCGGACAAATTAAAGGATTTGGGTTTCCGCTATGCAACAAAAGCAGGGGTTTCCATTAGTGTTGATGATTTGATGGTTCCACCTTCTAAAAAAGAACTTTTGGAAGCTGCAGAAGCAGAAATTCGAGCCACTGAAGAACGCTATCAACGGGGTGAAATTACGGAAGTAGAACGGTTCCAAAAAGTAATTGATACTTGGAACGGTACGAGTGAAGCGCTTAAAGATGAAGTCGTCAACTACTTTAAGAAAACAAACCCCCTCAACTCTGTATACATGATGGCATTCTCTGGAGCACGGGGTAATATTTCCCAGGTGCGCCAATTGGTGGGAATGCGGGGATTGATGGCTGATCCTCAAGGGGAAATTATTGACCAGCCTATTAAAACAAATTTCCGTGAAGGGCTGACCGTAACAGAATACATTATTTCTTCTTACGGTGCGAGAAAAGGACTGGTAGATACAGCACTGCGGACGGCGGACTCTGGTTATCTTACCCGCCGTCTGGTGGACGTATCTCAGGATGTGATTATTCGGGAAATTGATTGCGGTACTACTAGAGGAATTCCTCTGGTGGCGATGAAAGAAGGTGGTAAAACCTTAATTTCCCTGTCAACACGCTTGTTTGGACGGGTTCTAAACGAGGATGTTATCCATCCCACCACAGGTGAAGTCATTGCGACCCGGAATACTTCTATTTCTGAAGAATTGGCGAAGAAGATAGAAAAATCTGGCATTACCGAAGTTATGGTGCGATCGCCACTCACCTGTGAAGCAGCAAGATCTGTTTGCCAACACTGCTATGGCTGGAGTTTGGCTCATGGAGAATGGGTCGATTTGGGTGAAGCTGTAGGTATTATTGCAGCACAGAGTATCGGTGAACCGGGTACTCAGCTGACAATGCGTACATTCCACACAGGTGGTGTATTCTCAGGTGAAGTTGCAAAACAAGTCCGTGCTGAAAGCGAAGGTACTGTTCGCTACTCCAAGAAATTGCGTCTCAGACCCTACCGCACCCGCCACGGAGAAGACGCCCAGTATGTAGAAATGAATGGCAACATTTCTTTGGAAATAGCAACTGGGGACCAGAAGGAAAACGCCTCCTCTACAGACATCGCTGTTACCCAAGGTTCAACTCTGTACGTAGTTGATGGACAGAAAGTTAAGAAAGGTCAATTGCTAGCAGAAGTCGCTCTTGGTGGACGCACAACTCGTGCAAACACAGAAAAAGCGGTGAAAGATGTGGCTTCTGACTTGGCTGGAGAAGTGAAGTTCGCTGACGTTGTTCCAGAACAAAAAACCGACCGTCAAGGTAATACCACTACAACAGCCGCAAGAGGTGGTTTGGTTTGGATTCTGTCAGGCGAAGTTTATAACTTACCTCCTGGTGCGGAGCTGGTTGTCAACAACGGCGACACTATAGAAAGCAATGGGGTTTTAGGAGAAACCAAGTTAACCACATTGCACGGTGGTGTGGTGCGGTTACCCGAAGCAACCCCTGGTAAGGGAACGCGGGAAATTGAGATTATCACTGCTTCGGTGGTGTTAGATAACGCAACAGTCACCGCTCAAACCAGCCAAGGTCGTAACAACTATTTAGTGAAAACTGGCAATAACCAGGAATTTCACCTGCGAGCCACCCCAGGAACTAAAGTTCAAAACGGTCAAGTAGTAGCGGAGTTAATTGACGATCGCTATCACACCAGGACTGGTGGCTTGCTGAAGTACGCGGGTGTCGAAGTTCAGAAAAAGGGTAAGGCGAAGCAAGGTTACGAAGTCGTACAGGGCGGTACTTTGCTGTGGATTCCTGAAGAAACCCACGAGGTGAACAAAGATATCTCCTTGCTAATGGTGGAAGACGGTCAGTTTGTAGAAGCTGGTACGGAAGTTGTGAAAGACATCTTCTGCCAAAACAGCGGTGTGATAGAAGTGACCCAGAAAAATGACATCTTGAGGGAAGTTGTCATCAAACCAGGAGAATTTCTCATGGTAGACGACCCAGAAGCAGTCATGGGTAAAGACGGTACTTTCGTTCAACCTGGTGAGGAATTACTAGGACAGGTGAAGAACGAGTTGCGGTATATCGAGTACGTAGAATCACCAGAAGGACCAGCACTTTTAAGCCGTCCGGTTGTTGAGTTCCCCGTACCAGACAACCCAGATGTGCCAGCGACTACATCAGTGAGCCAGCAAACAGGGCGTTCCATTCAACTGCGAGCCGTACAGCGTTTGCCTTACAAAGACTCCGAGCGCGTCAAGACCGTGGAAGGTGTAGAATTACTCCGCACTCAACTCGTGTTGGAAATCGAGACCGAAGGAGAACAAGACCATAACGCCTCCCCCCTTGCAGCAGATATTGAATTACTGAACGATCCCGACAATCCAGAGATTCAGCGCTTGCAATTGGTCATTCTGGAATCCTTAGTTATCCGTCGCGACATCACGGCTGATGCTACCCAAGGTAGTACCACGACAGCGCTGGAGGTAGAAGATGGACAAACCATCGCCCAGGGAGCTGTCGTTGCACGTACCCAAATCTTATGTAAAGAAGGTGGTATGGTGCGGGGCGTACAAAAAGGAACGGAAACCGTTCGCCGTTGTTTGATCCTGCGTCACAGCGATTTGGTGAAAATTAATAACATCACCACTGTGCCAAAAGTAAAACCCGGTGATTTAATCGTCGAAGGTGCAGAAATTGCTCCTGGAGTCTTTGCTGAAGAATCCGGACAAGTTATACAGGTGAAGAAAGTAGCGGCAGATGAAGCAGCAGCAACAGCAGGCGAAGCCTCCCTTGCAGCTCCTACTTCCTATACTGTGACTATCCGTGTTGGTCGTCCTTACCGAGTCAGTGCTGGTGCGGTGTTGCAGGTGGATGACGGTGGATTGGTACAGCGCGGTGATAACTTGGTGCTGTTGGTGTTTGAACGAGCTAAAACTGGAGACATCATCCAAGGTTTGCCGAGGATTGAGGAACTTCTGGAAGCTCGCAAACCAAAAGAAGCGTGTGTTTTAGCACGTCGTTCTGGAGAACTCAAGGTAGTTTACGGTGATGGCGATGAAGCGATCGCTGTTAAAATCATTGAGTCCAATGGTGTTGTCACAGATTATCCAATTGGACCCGGACAAAACTTGATTCTCTCAGATGGACAAACAGTCGCTGCGGGACAAGCAATTACTGACGGTCCATCAAATCCTCACGAAATTCTAGAAATTTTCTTTAATCTCGGTTCTGAGGATGGAATTTATGCTTGTGCAAGTCTCGCCTTGCAAAAAGTGCAGACGTTCTTAGTGAACGAAGTGCAGTCGGTTTATCAATCCCAAGGTATTGATATTGCTGACAAACACATTGAAGTGATTGTCCGCCAGATGACATCCAAAGTACGGGTAGATGATGGTGGAGATACGACAATGCTTCCTGGAGAATTGGTGGAATTGCGCCAAATCGAGCAGGTCAACGAAGCTATGGCAATTACTGGCGGTGCAAGAGCACAGTATACGCCCGTGTTGCTAGGTATCACCAAAGCATCTTTGAACACCGACAGCTTTATTTCAGCTGCATCCTTCCAAGAAACAACAAGGGTCTTGACCGAAGCAGCCATTGAAGGTAAATCTGACTGGCTGCGAGGTTTGAAAGAAAACGTGATTATCGGACGTCTGATTCCTGCCGGTACTGGGTTCAATGCTTATGAGGAAACAGGTACAATTGAGGACTACTCTACTGATATGAGTAGTGGAGTCTTGGATGAAGTTGACGATCCACTCGATATGGTTTTGGACGATCGCACAGCCCGTGCGTATCAACTCGAACCTCCATCCACGTTAGGAGGAGATGGATTCAGACGGACTCCCGATAAGGACATTTTGGATGACGATGATTTGTTGCTGACAAATGCAACTGCGATCGATCCTGAAGATGACCTCGTGGAAGAAGACGACGATTACGGCAATGATGACGAAGATGAGGATGAAGATTTGTACTAG